DNA from Gemmatimonadales bacterium:
CGGACGTTGTCCTCGGCCCTCAAACGCTGGTCCAGCCAGATCTCTTCGTGGTGCGCCGCACTCCAGGCCGGCGGCTCGAGCGCTGGGCCGATGTGGGCGTTCCCCTGCTTGCGATCGAGATCCTCTCGCCGAGCACCGCGCCGCGCGACCGCGGGGCCAAGCGTCGCATCTATCAGAGCGCCGGTGTCGCCGAGTACTGGATCGTGGACCTCGACTCGCGCCTCATCGAACGCTGGCGGCCCGAGGACACCGGGCCGGAGATCGTGGACGAGGTGCTGGAATGGTCGTTTGCCGGCGGCGCAACCGGGCGTCTGAACGTGGGGCAGCTCTTTGCGCAGATCTGGGAGGATTGAAGGTAACCTCGAGGAAGCACTGTGCTCGACGCGCCGGCCGCCTAGGCCGGCGCGTTGCGTTTTGGTGCCGGCGCGGCAGATTCCCCGCCACGGTGGCAATCTGACCCGGCACGCCGGTTGCTTCGGCTGAGTGCACTATGAACTTCGAGAAACTGACCATCAAGAGCGCGGAGGCGATC
Protein-coding regions in this window:
- a CDS encoding Uma2 family endonuclease — its product is DVVLGPQTLVQPDLFVVRRTPGRRLERWADVGVPLLAIEILSPSTAPRDRGAKRRIYQSAGVAEYWIVDLDSRLIERWRPEDTGPEIVDEVLEWSFAGGATGRLNVGQLFAQIWED